CTATATCAGACAGTCCCATGATCAGGGATTGTCCTAGTATGTCTTATTTGCTCATCAGTTACTGAGATCTTTATCAACCTTTTTTTTATCATGTTCTTACATCATAAAGATTCTCAAACCCAGCAAGTTTTGGAACATTTCTTCCTCATGTGTTGATATTTTTGtttaatccaaaacccactatGGGCTAATTCCTGCTACTTTATTTATGCAAAACTttcatgggtgaaattcatccttgtgTAGAGGGCTAGCATAAGGCCTGTAGGTCATTTAAAGTGTATTTTAAGAGGTGTAAATAGGTGTTAAGTGATATAGGCCTAGGGCTTGCCTTCTCAAGAGGGAAGAGTTTTACCCCATATGAGTATCCTATGTAAGTAAAAGTATCCTTGCTGTTGATATGGAATAATGCATTAACCAGATAATGGGTGTTGAAGCAAAAGAAGGGTTAAATTTGAACACGTCTTTCTTATATTAATCCTGGAAAGCAATATGAAATTCCTCAACATCTTTTGAGTAGGACATAATAGTTTCCCTTCAATAGGAGGCATAGACTTGCCCCTTTCAAGCACTGACTTAACCATAATGCAGAGGAGGGGAACGAGGATCATGTTTGAACAAGAACATTAACAGGCAGGGGACAATTCTGACTAGAAATTCAGTTGTGGACAGTACGGATGTGGCCATTGTTTTCTTATCCTGATCTCAAGAAAAGAACGTAATTCAGTTATCTATGAGTTTCTTGTCTCCCTGACAGTGGGAGTGACAATTATCTATAGTTCTGTTGGAGAATACAAGAaaaaagattattattattattgtgtgcAGTGGTTACATTACATTCAGAAGCAGGAACAGTGCTGGACAATGGCATCTGCTGAGGTGGATTCTTTTtatccctgctgctgctgactgaATAGTAAATAAAGGTTCATCAACATCCCGGCAGGAGTTACCATGGGAATGAAGTAGAACAGGGATTATAATGGGATTGTAACAGGATGGTGAGGTTCTTCTGTTAACCCACTGTGTTAGGTGGTGGTGGAACTGTGTGTGGAGATGCTCACTGAGCCCTGCACGCTTCCTGGGCAGGTAGGTACCACTCATTGGAGATAAAGGAGAAGGGGATGGTTCTCTGATCAAAAGAATCCATGGGGTGGAGCAGTCTTAGGCCTGCGGAGGGAAGCTTGGACAGTACTTTGTGTTTGCTTTGTATTAGTTTATTAATAAAGCCAAACTCCAAGAAGGGGTGAGTTTTGATTCCACAATGTCTCTTGATTATTTTGGAGTGGGTGGAAATGCCACTTGCATATACAGTTATGTGTTGCTGGTTCAAACTGTTTGATTTGGGCCCAATTAGTAGTGAGGGAAAACTCTTACCAAATGGTTACCTGGGGATCGTGTAGAATTATGGAGAAGTTTCAGTCCAGTGCCTAGTGGACAAGTTTCCATATTACAAAATCACTACCAGGGCACCGCAATGTTCATCCtcgttggcagtctcagcagagaggacaATGGCTGAGCAGTGAAACTGAACCACTCACTCGCCCCTTCTGGGGGGTCCATCCTGTTCAAACTTCAGCACATTATTGCAACACTaagagtatgtcttcactacagggTTAATCCGGGCTCTTACTTGGATGTTGCCCATAACCCCCCTCTCGtccacacacacagcctctcTCCCGAGTTCCAGGGTGCTTTCAACTTGAGCTACTTGGCATGGCTGGAGGTGTGGATTAGAGCTAGGCTTCActttcactcaggctggtaaTCCATCCAGACAGGCTAAATCACTCAAGTgttgatagtcctccaatgccttcccacaattcctcctGTATGCTCAGAGACAGACAAGTTCTCACATAATCTtctgggaaagaatcagagtgGCTCAGCTTACTCAAGCACAAAAGAACCCAGAAGTCTTAGCGACACACATGGATGCGTGCAGCACCAGTGACTGCACGGTAACTTGGGTAGGACTTTGCCCCCAGATGTGAACAGCTGTAATGCACCCAGGCTATCTGTAGTGAAGATATATCCTAAGGGGCAACTCCACTTCTGCTATGCATTCTGTACCCTTTCTGTGGATAAAGAGAGGACTGTCATCATCACAGAGGGGAAACAGGCCagtacctttcacaagcactaaattcatttttaaaaaaagcaatggaAAGGAAAACAAGATATGAAGATTCTTCACCAGCCCTTCTGTGGAATGTAAAATTTGCTCCAGGGTTCTAAGCTGCTTAATGAGGTCAGTAGGAGTCAAAATAACTGCTTTTCATCTGAATGAATTTGTTTGAGCTTTTCCCCCACCACACAtacttcttgtttgtttgtttattttgttggttggttggttagttggttggttttttaaagtCACTCTTGTTAATTATCCTGCATGCACCAGATATCCAAGAAAGCTGACATAGTAAAGTTATATACAGCATCTCGGTGACCTCTTTGCAATGAAGATAATATCTGTCCAATAAAGCCTTGACAAAATGACAGTGACAGCTGCATTGTGGTATTCAGTTTGAATTGAACAGGTCTGTTCAGCAGTGTTGGGAGCAAGTCTTTCATTACAATCTGCAGCGCCAAGAAAAACAACTTAAACCCATCctaaaaaaagtgaaattttccCTCCGCGGCTGCAGAAGCTGGTTTGGGTAGCCAGAAGCAGGTGCTCTTCATAGTCTTCTCCATATCTCTTTGGTCTGATCTTTCTTACTGTCTTCAAAAGGCTGCAATCCTCTCTTCACTACTGACTTTAAAAGGGAAGGAAACCTCACTTCTTTCAAAAGCAACCGCAGTCTGGAGCGTTATGGGAGCTGAACACTCGAAGGACCAGCGTCCGAGAAGaatgcttttgctggggaaaGGTCAGAGACTTCCTGCCTGGGAAGAAGCTCTTCTCTCAGGAAAAGACCCAAAGTCGCTGCTGAAGCGTGGGTTACATTATGTCAGTCTGAGCCTCATAATGAAGGGGATGACAAATGTGCCTGATTTTTTGTGGGGCTTGTCGGAGGTGCAGAAGCTGAACCTTTCACACAACCAGCTGATGGCTCTTCCTACAGCATTGGGGAAACTAGACAGATTAGCGGTGCTGAACTTGTGTGGCAATCGCCTCAAGTGTCTGCCAAAAGAAACCGGGCTCCTCAAAAACCTGAAGGTTTTATTTGTCGATATGAACTGCCTGAGTGAAGTGCCAGCAGAGCTCAGTCTGTGCACAAAGCTGGAAGTTTTGAGCCTTTCACACAATTGCATCTCAGAACTCCCTTCAAGCCTCACTGATTTGACAAGCCTAAGGAAGCTGAATCTGAGTAACAATTGTTTCGCTCACATTCCCTTATGTGTTTTTGCATTGAGGGATTTAGATTTCTTGCACTTAGGCTCCAACAGACTTGAAAACATTGCAGAGAGTGTCCAGTACCTGGTAAATTTGCAGATCTTTATTGCAGAAGATAACAATATTCGCACCTTGCCACGGTCTCTCTGCTCCATCACTGCACTTGAGTTACTAAATGTAGCTTACAATTCTATTCAGACCCTTCCAGCTGATCTCTATCTTCTGCACAGATTGCCAAAAATTGCTTGGAATCCAATGGATAAAGGGCTCCATATTTCACATAACCCATTGTCCAGACCACTGCCAGAGATTGTAGAGGGAGGACTGGATGTGCTCTTCAGCTACCTTAAAGAGAAAAATCAACACAACTAAACTTGCACTGTGTTTGGGATTAACGCTGTCACCAAGACTTAATCAGTGGTTTCCATTTCAGAACACAGGGAGACGATAAAGACTAAAGATGGTTTTAGTAACGTTTACTGAAAGCAAGTGAAATCTGACTATCTAGTATAACTTTGCATAGAGTGTATTTTCTAAAACATCCCTCTCTGTAAGTTTTTCAGTATTTGGTGTGTCTTTTAGGAAAAACTGTGGTCAAAATTTTGCTCTTTcttataaataaacaaattaatgCAGGCCATTAGCATTGTAAAGGGTGCATTTGTAATCTTTCAGCCTGCAGTAATATTAATATAAATGGGATTTGCTGTATGTGGTGTGCATGTGCACTTTAATTCCTGTTCATTTCTTCCTACACAGATAAACCACTCCACAAACATGCACTGCAATCTAAGTGACTTTCAAGGGGGAACATTTAATTTATTCACAGAAGAGATTTGCTAATATGTCTCAAACTCTATTAACGGTCAGACATTACATTATTGGTgtagttcagtggttcccaaacttgttccgccacttgtgtagggaaagcccctggcgggctgggctggtttgtttacctgccgcgtccgcaggttcggccgatcgcggctcccagtggccgcagttcgctgctccaggccagtgggggctgctggaagcggcacgggctgagggacatactggccatggcttctagcagctcccattggcttggagcagcgaaccgcggccactgagggccgcgatcggccgaacctgcagacacggcaggtaaacaaactggcccggcccgccaggggctttccctgcacaagcggcggaacaagtttgggaaccactggtgtagttCAACACCATATAGCTATcgaccaggatgggcaggggtggtgtctctagcccctgtttgccagaagctgagaatggacaacaggggatggatcacttgattacctgttctgttaattccctctgaagcacctggcattggccactgtcagaagacaggatactggactagatggacctttggtccgactcagtatggccgttcttaagttcCATTTTACAGCTATGAGCTAACCACTATAAATTACAGGTAAAGTCTGAAGGCAATTGCGGGCTCTCCCAATTGTTTGGATCAAATGTCCTCAAAGGTAAACAAGTCTCCCACCCCACAACATGCAAACTTTCCCACAAAGGCTCCCAGGGTCCCTACACCAGTACATCACAGAAACCTGGCCCATCAGAACTTCTAGGTGGAATTCACACATGCTTTCATGAGATGTCATCATTCTACCAAATGAAGATTGTCTGAATAAGATGTGACTAATATTACTAGATGAACAACTGCTCTCATTTCCTCTCCACACTTTCCTACAATTTGAGCCATGAAGTAACTTTATTCAGGAGACAGAATATATTTTAGGTGAACTGAAAGTATTTTTTTATCGGGGAAGCACTATCCATGCCATCATCAGCTTGTGAGAGCCTCAAAACCAACTACTTCTGTAATGTTCAGCATTAGCAGGGAGCATAAAAGTCATGTCTGATGTAGTTCTATATATTGATCTTTTGTAAATGACCTTCATTAAAATTTCATACTCAATAAGAGCAGGTAATACACGAGAGCTATTAAAAGCTGTTCAACCTAATTCTTCTCTCAAACCAGTATAAACAGGCTTAgcagaattcaattttaattttttaatataattttgacagaatattacttatttttaagcatttttcaattttcatctatttaaattttcagttgctgGAAGTTATGGGGGCAtcaaacaataattatttaatgacagcagatagattcaaaaaggtaaagctttataactgttaaaacacaaattgtcaacatcaggTTTCAAAACATACAAGAAAATATCCTTAAACTCTAATACATTCACAAGTTCTCACTTAGCCTCGCTGTAAATATctgttatcaatggaaatatttttcattggtttgtagGTGTACGGCGCATTTGACCTTTACtcataaaaatctaatccttccaagccttaatataaatctggagtaactccactgaggtcagtggagacacactggtgtaaatctggtaaaaatgagagaaaaagcagatctattgttttttaaaaaattaattaagaaAATACATAAAAACTTTGAGAGTTTCACTTATGTCAAATCTCAGAAATCACTGGTTCTCAAATTTAATTTGTTCTCCATCTGTAGTTATGGGAGGTAGATCCTGCcccccagtgaagttaatggaaaacaACTGACTGCTGTGAATAACCATTTGTTTTGCTGGCAGCAGGAACAGCCTAATATCAACAAACAATTAAATAATTTGTGGATAAACGCAATGTACTTTGTAAGTTGTGAAGCCAACAGCTTCAGCTGTTACTCGAGTGCTGAGGTACAAATGCAGTATTGAACACAGAGCTAAAGATTCTGCTAATTAAAGGGGTGAGAACTGGTTACCATAATTTTTGATGTTGGTATGGTTTGCATCTCACTTGGTTTTATTAACAGAGGAATTTCAGTGCTATACTCAGCAATTTCAGTTTTCAAGTGTACAATTAAGGATTAAACCCTATGTTCCTAGCCAAGGGAGAAACCTATCTAAAAGGCATTTCGGTTTGAGGAGTATACAAGAAAATGAACAAACCTGCTGTGTATCAGACAGCAAAATGTAGTCATTACGAGATTTGTTAATGTAAAATAAGCTTGATGAATACGTTTACTGCATACCCAGGCTTtacacttatttatttatttttactcaaGTAACAGGATATATAGTAAGTTCTGCTTTTTATGAACTTTTATTGAGCATAAATTTGTGTTTCATACAGTGATAAGTGAAGCAATACTGCAATTATTAGTAGTGAGAGATAAATATAACCCCTGTTTTTATTTCAGGCATGGATTATTATATCTTTGAATGTCCATTTCACAAGCTCTAAATCTTCCACTGCATGTGAGTGTTGATAGCCATGCATTAGAGGTCTACAGGAAGGTTAAATGCCTGTGACATTAATCACCTGGAAagtttcttcccccccacctcccaatgTATCAGTAGGCAAGGATACTATGACACTAATTTGTACATGAGATGAATTGACTGGGATCACTATTCACAGTAATGTATATGGAAGGTGGAGAGATGGGTCAAGATGATTTgtgcctgaactacaactcccatgaagcatCACAGTGGCATTTCCAAATAGAAATTTTTTGATTTCAACCAAAAGCTTTTAAATTTCAACTGAAAGGTTTTGAATTTGGGTTGAAAAATCTCAGCATTTTCtgtaaattttttgttttgtgttcaccaaaatttttccacaggaaaaaaatcattttctgaGCAGCTGTAGTATAAATATGCAAAGTCACATAATTGTATGGCCTTATTCATTTTAAACTGTGCTAAGGTATGAATAGATTGCATTCAGTTCCAATTATTGTACTGTAAGTAATTTAATGAAAAAACAGTAAACAACAGACTtttagactttaaggccagaagggacattgtgatcatctaatctgacctccggTATAGCACAGCCcgtagaacctcacccacccactcccctaGTAGGCCCATAACCTGaggctgagttactgatgtccccaaatcttgatttaaagaattcACATTACAGAGAATGCAGTCTCTCTGCACTGTAGTTCAaagcagcaagtgacctgtgccccaggctgcagaaggTGAACTCCCCCATGACTTCTGCCAATTTGACCTTGGGataatttcttcctgaccccaaatatggtgatcagttactagttagaccctgggcatgtccacgagacccaccagccagacagctgagaaagaattgtctgtagtaactcagagccctccccctaagcttatgctcaaataaattggttagtctctaaggtgccactagtactcctcttctttttgcaaatacaggctaacacggctgctactctgaaacctatctccaGCTGTTGTCTAATTAGCTAATAGCAGTTGCAGGTGGGCCATATGCCATGGTAGGCAATCTCATtttatcatcccctccataaacttatcaagctcagtctcgaaacaagttaggtttttccccccaactgctccccttggaaagctgtttgaaaacttcgctcctctgatggttagaaatctttgtctaatttcatgcctgaacttattgatggccaatttatatccatttgatcTTGTGCCAGCATTTCTCCTCAACTaaaataactcctctctctctaGTGTTTATCCCCCTGATGTATtcacagagagcaatcatatctctcctcagccttagttttgttaggctaaacatgccaagctccttaagtcttgccatgtaaggtaggttctccattcatctgatcattctagtagcctTTCTCcgcacctgttccagtctgaattaatctttcttaaacatgggagaccagaattgcgcacacagtattccagattaggtctcaccactgccttgtataatggtgataacacttccctgtctctactggcaatacctcacctgatgcatcgtaggactgcatttgcctttttcacagacTCATCACACtgacagctcatagtcatcctatgttgactaatacacccaggtctttctctgaCAGTCACTTCCAACTGAAACATcaccagcttatagcaaaaattcttttgtttagtccctaagtgcatacCCTATACTcctaaatttcatcccatttccattactccagttttcaaattgtccaaatcctcctccctgttggcaatgcctcccaactttgtcatctgcaaatgttgttaACACACTCTGACACTTTTGTTGCCATGCTTTCCCATTCCCGCTGctcaaaggggagggggggagggtcaTGTGGTATTGGCTCTGTGTTCCTGGGCTGCCCTGCTGGAGCCAGCTCTAGGGAAATTGCTCCCCTCATCCACCCACAGGAGCAGGGAtagaagctggggagggggaggtcacatgatgcctcTACAGTGGCTGAGGGGGGCCTGTGTCCCTGTGCGGCCTGTCAGGTCCCTCACCCTGCGTGTGAGAAGAGAGGCTGCGGGTATAGTGCAGCTGCCACAGGAGCACACTGCTTTTTGTGTCCGGCTGCACCCCCTTCCAATTCTGGCTTCTAGTGTGGGGAGGGAAAGGCCTTGTGAGGCCTTAGCCAAGGTACAGCCAGCAGGCCTGCAGGTGCCCATTCCAGGAGCCACTCAGCGGGACCCAGGCAGAACACCCAGTCCCTTCTGCCAcatcccttcccctcaccccctgagGCAAGGCagcaagagtcagggcataggTAGTAGGGTGCCCTCCTGCTGCCGCAGGAGCGACCCAGCCCTGCCCTAATGGaggctgtgatgctggcagaccaggtgccagctaaTATCCcggcccctaggcctcactgaacacagACAAAAGCAGAGCTGCCACCCcatgtgttagtattgttaaaatagatactAGAGTTACAAGAATGTGGTTAGTGTTTAAAGTTTCAGAAGCTACCCAGAGCACATGCAATGTCTGGACTTGTAGACACCCTATGGTGCATTGGGCCCACAAGAGGATGACAGCCAGATGACAGCCAGATCTCAGTTGAGCTTCAGGACTGAAGCTGTTCTCGTTCAGAAGAGGCATTCAGTGGGATCAACCCATGTCACTTCTGCACACTCACTGACAGGCCAGGTCTGGGAGCCTACCCAGCCCTTGTGGCCAAAGTTagaaagaaagtaaataaggggtTCACCAAGATGTTCCTGGGAAAAGGGGATTCAGTGATACAGCACAGGGACATCCATTACAATCGGCTAGAAGTTCTGAGGAATGATGGCATACACCTGTCAGATGGAGGTGCTGACATACAACTGCAGTATGTGCAGGTATGGATGGGGCAAGTGTTGTGATACCAGAGAGTGTGGTTGGGTGAGAAGTGACCAAGCTAGTTGCTGGCACCGCCTGTGGTCGATTTCCAGTgcagttaagagaataaaatgaatagTTCCCAGAgataaaagacctgggattttggtgataGGCCTTGGCCTCATGTGGTAGGGTGAAACCTTGTGGGCTTTGCCGGCCAAGGTCAGACCTTTTGGCCCTCACAGGCCGaggtccccaccctgctgcaccctctgtcctGCTCGCAGGGGGAGGGTGCTAGGACTCAGAGAGAACTGAGTCTTGGAgggtaggctgaggagagcctaccCCACATTATGGGTTATAGGGTAAGGAGTCCTGCAACCcctgcactggaaccaattaaatgcctgtcATAGAGAGTATGGGTGATGGGCAGGTAGTGCCTTTCCCTTATGTTACAGTGTAATGaaagttgcagcctgccactTAGTTCTCTGTGTGCTTCTGTCCTCATTTTGATGCCGTGTCCACAATTGAAATGTTGGTAGTTCAATGTCAAGACTGTGCCTAAACTGTATTCAGTGCTGAATTCTGATGCCATTGAGTTTGCTGTATATTCACCAGTGAGCAGCAACCTTTCAGCACACAGtaaattacagagaaaacatattgtAAAACATAAGCAGTCTACATGCTGAGCTTACCAGGTGTCCCCATCTTCCATGGAGAGACTCTGGCAGGTTTCCAGTCCTCCAGGTGGTTGTTCTCTTAGTTACGCTTTCATGTCAGTTTGAAGATCAAATGTAGGATGCATCAGGTCAGGCTACCCTTTACACTAAAAATCTGGTCTTTGTCTGTTGGGCCCCTTGACCGCAGTCTGAACTAGTACATGCAATTCACCCCAGGgggtggtacttctctggagctgTTTAACTGTCCAAAGCCTTGCAGTAATTACTCCCCACTGATTTTTAGATCTTGGAGGAAACCCTGTAGCCCTCCTTGTGGAGCTAGAATACAATCCCTAGCTCAAAAAGATTTTATATATAATGTAGCATTCATAGATACAAAAGTTTATGGATATTCCATGTCTATAGTGTCTGGCACATCTCAGTATAATAGTCTATTGAATTTTCCATGATGCCaaggtctcacatctgtcacaagGCTGAAGCAGTacaacaaaatattttagaaaagacAGTGATCTACTTTTTCACCACTGTGAAGGAGCAAAAGCAAGCCAGTTAGAGCCATGAGGCAACAGCGTCCAAAAAACCCCCAATTGCTGGCCTGATCTATGTGCTGAGCATGGTCTGGGACTTGCTCCCACCACCATTAGACACAACTCTGCCTTTGGCTGACTTTCTGCTATTCAAATAATGGCTTCTAGCCTGCTGGACAGGCAACCTTAAGCCTGAGCAGCTTTTTCACTCACACCTGTCACTCGAACATGCTGCACAAAGGCGGTTGCTGTGTATATGCCAGCTGGCTAACAGGCAAAGAAATGGTGCTGAAGTGCAGCAAACCAAAATGGGAACCTGATCCTGTAAGCCCCTCAACCgttaaactcccattgaagtccatgggtaTTTAGTGCACATGgagggcatggatcagcgttcatgttGTGCTTCCCATCAGTACCCGGGCTGGTCCagagaagctaatgatccaaccagcataccaaatttggtgatgaatcctggtcacatgccacctgggGCATGTTGTGCATATACTAAGAAGAAGAGTGCACCTGAAGGGCTCCCAAGATTGGGCTCAAGGCATATAGAGCACATTAAGACATGTTAGGAATTTAATTTACTCTCTCTGGTTGCCTGCTCATATCAGAGTCAAATGGGGCTGGGGATAGTGCTCTCATTAGCTATTGGTAGTCTAGTTGCAGTATGAATCTCACTGAGGTTGCATAAGTCTAAGGACACTACCCCATAAAAGctaggtcagatttttttttatttttttgcactttggggaaggagagaaaagctTCTATTCACACACCATGGTGAGACTTCTGATTTCAGGACCCTTTCAAGACTCAGAAGTAGACCTGAACTGGTTATTCACTGTCAGCTGAATTTCCCTCCAGGCCCAAGAGAATAGACTACAAATTAAATCACTGTTTAATATAATAGAGGAAACTAAGGAAGAGCCATGCTACAAACAGTCTAGCAAATAGCATGACCAGAAGAGTAGTTTAATAAATTATAGCAGTAAGTTGGTAATTTGAtgtcaaatatttgaaatattaacCAAGATGTAACAATCCCTCCAGTAACGTAAAAATGATCACATATGTTAACCTAAAGGTTTCACTGTTAACACAGCATGATGGTTCAACATGCTAGAAGGCTGCTTTCTAAATCACAGTGTCCCCTGTGGTAAAAGAAGGAGGGATCTCAGACATCATGGAAGGAACGCTTTTGTGTTCTCCCTAGTGGCATTTACATTTAGCCCTACAGCAGGTTGAGTCACTCTGCTGCCTTATCCATGATACTTCCTAAATTAACGAACACTACATTTAGGGATTCCTGAAAGGCTTATCTCTTGTCTAATATATCATTAGCTCAACATATAATTTCTGACATAATGTGCACAGCCCTTCTCAGAGAGCAAGTCTCCCATAgtgtaattttgtatctgcacgAGAATTACAGCTAAATACAATAGAAACTATTTACCTCAGGCCCCATCGTTTCTGTGCTTTCATCACCACAGGCTCATGGTGGAATTGCTGGTCCCTTTTGTCATCGTTTCTATCTGATACTATAAAAGAAAACACCCCCACCTTCCGATACGAAAGCTGTTATTTCAAAGTTAGGATACTTGTGTCTATATCCAAAGCTCTTCTGGCTGTTTCATACACCTACCTTGTTATTACCTCCAGGTCAGTCATGCATCTCCATGTCActgggatgccttgaggcagcaatttgaagttGAAAgtcactaatatttgttgctatgctcaggagtgcagtgcttgtaaggCTTGGAGGTGATCGTGATTAGTGCAGACAatgcaatatgaaggtttaacataattgtctgttgctttgcagggctctgtttgctttcaattaatagaataaaaattgctttcaaaccaatataattcttttattaaaaaacaacaaccagaggagagagtcgaacaaaaaaaaacccatcagcagtgagggggacaggggaagggaaggtcccaggaggaggcgGGGTCCCGGGacagctaaagatttgtgtatgtccagggatcatatccaaccttctcctttggattacaatgcagcgggtactgtaTTTTAGCAAGGCCAAACTACAGAGAGATGGgtattgagtgcagtgggtagtagGAGTACACAGTGCTGgactgtgtggggggaggagttgaatgCTGCAGGTATAGTCTGGAGctaggaggttgataagagtgtgttggcagtgtctgaagggcgcatgggaaagagctTTGCAACAGCAGCTGCAAGGGAGGGGGGCCgcagagctgctcggtttgcagagacagtatcgcctggagcgtgtccggttggtgctccataacatttaagagctG
The Natator depressus isolate rNatDep1 chromosome 2, rNatDep2.hap1, whole genome shotgun sequence DNA segment above includes these coding regions:
- the LRRC30 gene encoding leucine-rich repeat-containing protein 30 yields the protein MGAEHSKDQRPRRMLLLGKGQRLPAWEEALLSGKDPKSLLKRGLHYVSLSLIMKGMTNVPDFLWGLSEVQKLNLSHNQLMALPTALGKLDRLAVLNLCGNRLKCLPKETGLLKNLKVLFVDMNCLSEVPAELSLCTKLEVLSLSHNCISELPSSLTDLTSLRKLNLSNNCFAHIPLCVFALRDLDFLHLGSNRLENIAESVQYLVNLQIFIAEDNNIRTLPRSLCSITALELLNVAYNSIQTLPADLYLLHRLPKIAWNPMDKGLHISHNPLSRPLPEIVEGGLDVLFSYLKEKNQHN